In Triticum dicoccoides isolate Atlit2015 ecotype Zavitan unplaced genomic scaffold, WEW_v2.0 scaffold138118, whole genome shotgun sequence, a genomic segment contains:
- the LOC119343716 gene encoding cell division control protein 48 homolog C-like yields the protein MAKRPRNFRAVRSNSFESYLRRVISEAGLAVPGCCADDVAAALRARHPDLRRKQHAPLVAAVRRALLTVPLAPAPGADGDGSDSDVDSRASSPSSRRRRHDAHATASSSTSYSEHGDDARAPSPPPAFDVTKAMLRTRYASLTPRKEPAAAASQQLEIELNSEKPRRRVTTDGGGGGDPKQEAGASEGGGGGGAKGPRFSDLGGMQSVIDELMMEVVVPLCHPELPLRLGVRPVAGILLHGPPGCGKTTLAHAIANETGVPFYKISAPEVVSGVSGASEENIRVLFKKAYRTAPSIVFIDEIDAIASKRENLQREMERRIVTQLMTCMDEFHQNVGSDGGDLDSQSSEKKPGYVIVIGATNRPDAVDQALRRPGRFDREISLGVPDEIGRKQILKMLTQNLTLEKDQFDLFKIARATPGFVGADLKALVDKAGNLAMKRIIVERKKQSGGGDLNNKQDWWRHPWSEGEMDSLCITMDDFEEAATMVQPSLRREGFSSVPDVTWEDVGGLDSLKKEFDRCIVRCIKHPEVYKDFGVNMQAGFLLFGPPGCGKTLIAKAVAHDAGANFIHIKGPELLNKYVGESESEVRKIFTRARINSPCILFFDEIDALTTKRGKEGGWVVERLLNQLLVELDGADQRHGVYVIGATNRIDVIDEAVLRPGRFGKKHFVPLPGADERVAILKAHTEKKTLSEDVDLNAIARREECNNLTGADLASLVNEAAMAALEERCEFLAKGDSSMSTDLTNKIKLRHFEHALSKVKPSVSEQQRKHFDALSKKYSAN from the exons atggcgAAGCGCCCGCGCAACTTCCGGGCGGTGCGGTCCAACTCCTTCGAGTCCTACCTCCGGCGGGTCATATCCGAGGCCGGGCTCGCCGTGCCGGGCTGCTGCGCCGACGACGTCGCCGCCGCGCTCCGCGCCCGCCACCCGGACCTGCGCCGCAAGCAGCACGccccgctcgtcgccgccgtccgccgcgcccTCCTCACCGTCCCCCTCGCCCCCGCCCCCGGCGCCGACGGTGACGGATCCGACTCCGACGTGGACTCccgcgcctcctccccctcctcccgccgccggcgccacgacgcccacgccaccgcctcctcctccacctcctactCCGAGCACGGCGACGACGCCCGCGCCCCCTCGCCTCCCCCCGCCTTCGACGTCACCAAGGCCATGCTCCGCACGCGCTACGCCTCCCTCACGCCCAGGAAGGAGCCCGCCGCGGCCGCCAGCCagcagctcgagatcgagctcaactCGGAGAAGCCCCGCCGGCGCGTCACgaccgatggcggcggcggcggcgaccccaAGCAGGAGGCAGGGGCCagcgaaggaggcggcggcggaggggcgaaGGGGCCCAGGTTTTCTGATCTCGGGGGGATGCAGTCCGTGATTGACGAGCTGATGATGGAGGTGGTGGTTCCCCTGTGCCACCCGGAGCTGCCGCTGCGGCTCGGGGTTCGGCCTGTGGCGGGGATTCTGCTGCACGGGCCGCCGGGCTGTGGGAAAACCACGCTCGCCCATGCAATCGCCAATGAGACTGGCGTGCCATTCTACAAGATATCCGCGCCGGAAGTCGTATCTGGGGTCTCTG GAGCTTCTGAGGAAAATATTAGAGTCTTGTTTAAGAAGGCGTACAGAACTGCTCCCTCAATTGTATTTATAGATGAGATAGACGCAATTGCATCCAAGAGGGAGAATTTGCAACGTGAAATGGAGCGGCGGATAGTTACACAGTTAATGACATGCATGGATGAATTCCACCAGAATGTTGGATCAGATGGTGGTGACTTGGACTCGCAATCATCTGAAAAGAAGCCTGGCTATGTCATTGTCATTGGAGCTACCAATAGGCCTGATGCTGTTGACCAAGCGCTTCGGAGACCAGGGAGGTTTGATCGAGAAATATCTCTTGGTGTTCCAGATGAGATTGGACGGAAACAGATTTTGAAGATGCTTACTCAGAACCTAACACTTGAGAAAGACCAATTTGACCTGTTCAAGATAGCAAGGGCTACCCCAGGATTTGTTGGTGCAGACTTGAAGGCATTGGTAGATAAAGCAGGGAATCTGGCAATGAAGAGAATAATTGTTGAAAGAAAAAAGCAGAGTGGTGGGGGTGATCTAAACAACAAGCAGGACTGGTGGAGACATCCTTGGAGTGAAGGTGAAATGGACAGCCTATGTATCACTATGGATGACTTTGAG GAAGCAGCCACAATGGTTCAACCATCATTGAGAAGGGAAGGATTTTCTTCTGTGCCTGACGTCACATGGGAGGATGTTGGAGGTCTTGATTCGTTAAAGAAAGAATTTGACCGGTGCATTGTTCGTTGTATCAAGCACCCTGAAGTTTATAAG GATTTCGGAGTGAACATGCAAGCTGGGTTTTTGCTGTTTGGACCTCCAGGCTGTGGGAAAACACTAATAGCAAAAGCAGTTGCACATGATGCAGGGGCAAATTTTATTCACATTAAG GGGCCTGAGCTACTGAACAAGTATGTTGGGGAGAGTGAATCAGAAGTAAGGAAGATATTCACCCGTGCAAGGATTAACTCCCCATGCATCCTATTTTTTGACGAG ATAGATGCTCTGACAACAAAGAGAGGGAAAGAGGGAGGATGGGTTGTTGAACGTCTCCTAAACCAG TTACTTGTTGAACTCGATGGTGCTGATCAGCGTCATGGTGTTTATGTTATTGGAGCTACGAACAG AATTGATGTTATAGATGAGGCTGTCCTACGGCCTGGCAGATTTGGGAAGAAACACTTTGTACCTTTACCTGGTGCCGATGAGCGGGTTGCGATATTGAAAGCACATACTGAAAAGAAAACTCTTTCTGAAGATGTTGATTTGAACGCAATTGCACGTCGAGAGGAGTGCAATAATCTCACTGGTGCCGACCTGGCATCACTG GTGAATGAAGCAGCGATGGCAGCATTGGAAGAGCGGTGCGAATTCCTGGCGAAAGGGGACTCGTCAATGAGTACTGACTTGACTAATAAGATTAAACTGCGGCACTTTGAGCATGCTCTCTCTAAAGTAAAGCCCTCGGTATCTGAACAG CAAAGGAAACACTTCGACGCGCTGTCAAAGAAATATTCGGCCAACTGA